A part of SAR86 cluster bacterium genomic DNA contains:
- a CDS encoding peptide ABC transporter substrate-binding protein codes for MIKKYFYFLLVCFFISCEQSITPVETAIEDKILYLGNGTEPQDLDPHIVTGVPEHNIIIALLEGLMIANPQGGAPLPGVAESWDVSSDGKVYIFKIKDQALWSNGDEVTAADFVFSWKRILTPSLGAQYADMLYILKNAEPFNKGKIKDFSQVGVRAVDAKTLRVELNNPTPYFLNLLTHYSSYPVHRPTIEKFGEIDTRGSEWTREENFIGNGPFILKEWQLNKVLIVKKNTNYWNSNIVDLNEIHFFPIDDVSREDRMYRSGYLHLAYSTPQEKIETYRTKYPDHLRIEPYFGTYYYRVNTLKKPFNDPLVRKALSLAINRDDIVNKVMKGGQSIAFSFTPPDKKGYFPNTQLDFDPQLAKNLLREAGFSKGKFPIVELLYNTSEGHQKVAQAIQQMWKLNLGIDVELVNVDWKVYLSRELSGDFTISRAGWIGDYPDPNSFLDMMVTGRGNNKTGWSNPEYDNLVKLAASAKSTNERFKLFREAESILVNELPVIPIYTYTRVYMLHPDVKGWYPNILDTHPYQFIRLEK; via the coding sequence ATGATCAAAAAATATTTTTATTTTCTTTTAGTTTGTTTTTTTATATCTTGCGAGCAATCTATTACTCCAGTTGAAACAGCTATAGAGGATAAAATTCTTTATTTAGGGAATGGAACAGAACCTCAAGATTTAGATCCTCACATTGTTACTGGCGTGCCAGAGCATAATATTATTATTGCCTTATTGGAAGGTTTAATGATAGCTAATCCTCAGGGCGGCGCTCCATTACCAGGCGTTGCTGAGAGTTGGGATGTTAGTAGTGACGGAAAAGTATATATTTTTAAAATAAAGGATCAGGCCTTATGGTCTAATGGAGATGAGGTTACTGCTGCTGATTTTGTCTTTTCTTGGAAAAGAATCTTAACTCCTTCGTTAGGAGCTCAATATGCTGACATGCTCTACATCTTAAAAAATGCTGAACCTTTTAATAAAGGCAAAATTAAAGATTTTTCTCAAGTTGGAGTTAGGGCTGTAGATGCTAAGACTTTAAGGGTTGAATTAAATAATCCAACTCCCTATTTTTTAAATTTATTAACTCACTATTCAAGTTACCCTGTTCATAGACCCACTATAGAGAAGTTTGGTGAGATTGATACTAGGGGTTCAGAATGGACAAGAGAAGAAAATTTTATAGGAAATGGGCCTTTTATTTTAAAAGAATGGCAATTAAATAAAGTATTAATTGTTAAAAAGAATACTAACTATTGGAACTCAAATATTGTTGACTTAAATGAAATTCATTTTTTTCCTATAGACGATGTTTCCAGGGAAGATAGAATGTATAGATCTGGTTATCTTCATTTAGCATATTCCACTCCGCAAGAAAAAATAGAAACTTATAGAACTAAGTATCCTGATCACTTAAGAATAGAACCATATTTTGGAACTTATTACTATAGAGTTAATACTTTAAAGAAACCTTTCAATGACCCCTTGGTAAGAAAAGCTTTGTCATTAGCTATCAATAGAGATGATATTGTAAATAAAGTCATGAAAGGTGGGCAATCTATTGCTTTTTCTTTTACACCCCCTGATAAGAAGGGCTATTTTCCAAATACTCAACTAGACTTTGATCCGCAACTAGCAAAAAATTTATTACGGGAAGCTGGTTTTAGTAAAGGAAAATTTCCAATTGTTGAGTTACTCTATAATACAAGTGAAGGTCATCAGAAAGTCGCTCAAGCCATCCAGCAAATGTGGAAACTTAACTTAGGTATAGATGTTGAGTTAGTTAATGTAGATTGGAAAGTTTATTTATCTAGAGAACTTTCAGGAGACTTTACTATCTCAAGAGCTGGCTGGATAGGAGACTACCCTGATCCTAATTCTTTTTTAGATATGATGGTAACTGGCCGTGGTAATAATAAAACTGGTTGGTCTAATCCTGAGTATGATAACTTGGTAAAATTAGCGGCTTCTGCTAAAAGTACAAATGAGAGATTTAAATTATTTAGAGAGGCAGAGTCTATATTAGTAAATGAATTACCAGTTATCCCGATTTATACTTACACTAGAGTTTATATGTTGCACCCGGACGTTAAAGGGTGGTATCCAAATATTCTAGATACACATCCTTATCAGTTTATTAGGCTAGAGAAATAA
- a CDS encoding ABC transporter permease, which translates to MLSLIWKRLITVIPVLFAVITITFLMVHSAPGGPFDADRVVSPDILIQLNERYNLDAPLWEQYFSYLGNVLQGDFGPSFRYPGRSVTELIFTGLPVTFELAVYSIIFAVFIGVFAGVIASLRPNTWVDYLPMSAAMAGICIPSIILGPSLSLIFGIWLGWFPVAGWEDLPGDKVLPVITLGTAYAAYCARLTRGGMLEVLGQDYIRTARAKGLSESRVVIVHALRGGLIPVIAFLGPAIAGLLAGSFVVETIFGIPGLGRFYVQAAFNRDYTMILGTSIFFSALIVSFNLLADLVAAAFNPKLREGIYNE; encoded by the coding sequence ATGTTAAGTCTTATATGGAAAAGGCTTATCACCGTAATACCAGTTCTATTTGCAGTCATCACAATCACTTTTCTTATGGTGCATTCAGCCCCCGGAGGACCATTTGATGCTGATAGAGTTGTTTCCCCAGATATTCTGATTCAATTAAATGAACGTTATAATCTTGATGCTCCTTTATGGGAACAGTATTTTTCCTATTTAGGAAATGTATTGCAAGGGGATTTTGGGCCATCTTTTCGGTACCCGGGTAGATCAGTTACTGAACTTATTTTTACTGGCTTGCCTGTAACTTTTGAACTTGCAGTATATTCAATTATATTTGCAGTTTTTATTGGAGTTTTTGCTGGAGTCATTGCCTCTTTAAGGCCAAATACATGGGTAGATTACTTACCTATGTCTGCTGCTATGGCTGGAATATGTATCCCATCAATTATTTTAGGTCCTTCTTTATCTTTAATATTTGGTATTTGGTTAGGGTGGTTTCCTGTAGCTGGATGGGAGGATCTACCAGGTGATAAAGTGCTTCCTGTCATCACTTTAGGTACAGCCTATGCAGCTTATTGCGCTAGATTGACACGAGGAGGTATGTTAGAAGTCCTTGGACAAGATTATATTAGAACTGCGAGAGCCAAAGGGTTAAGTGAGTCAAGGGTAGTTATTGTTCATGCTCTAAGAGGCGGATTGATTCCTGTAATAGCTTTTCTAGGTCCAGCTATAGCTGGGCTATTAGCTGGTTCATTTGTAGTAGAAACTATATTTGGAATTCCAGGACTAGGAAGATTTTATGTTCAGGCTGCTTTTAATAGAGATTATACTATGATCTTAGGAACTTCTATCTTTTTCTCAGCTCTTATTGTTTCTTTCAACTTATTAGCTGACCTTGTTGCTGCTGCTTTCAATCCAAAGTTACGAGAGGGTATCTATAATGAGTGA
- a CDS encoding ABC transporter permease: protein MSEYNSLYHDAIFRLKSNKLSVFGGIFILSLIFISLITPFIAPYDYSYQDLSLGPSGPSWDHLLGTDVLGRDLLTRMLYGSRISLMVGFIATFVALFIGVIWGTVAGFFGGKVDTIMMRIVDVLYGIPFIILIILLMVIFGRNLVLLFMAIGAVEWLTMARIVRGQVMAISQQEYILASKAMGVSNTLIIFRHLIPNTLGPVIVYATLTIPQVMLLESFLSFLGLGVQPPMSSWGLLIRDGALAMEEYWWLLVFPALIFSMTLFSLNFLGDGLRDALDPRSK from the coding sequence ATGAGTGAATACAATTCTCTTTATCATGATGCTATCTTTAGACTGAAATCTAATAAGCTATCAGTTTTTGGAGGAATATTTATCCTATCTTTGATATTTATTTCTTTAATAACTCCCTTTATTGCACCTTATGATTACTCTTATCAGGATTTATCTTTAGGTCCGTCAGGGCCATCTTGGGATCACCTCTTAGGCACTGATGTTCTAGGAAGAGATTTGTTAACAAGAATGTTGTATGGAAGCAGAATATCTTTAATGGTAGGCTTTATAGCTACTTTTGTCGCGTTATTTATAGGTGTGATTTGGGGAACGGTTGCGGGTTTCTTTGGAGGGAAAGTGGATACTATTATGATGAGAATAGTAGATGTCCTTTACGGCATACCTTTTATTATTTTAATAATATTATTAATGGTTATATTTGGACGTAATCTAGTTTTATTATTTATGGCTATAGGCGCAGTTGAGTGGTTAACAATGGCAAGGATAGTTAGAGGACAGGTGATGGCAATTAGCCAACAGGAGTATATTTTAGCCTCTAAAGCCATGGGCGTAAGCAATACTCTAATTATATTTAGACATTTAATTCCAAATACTCTTGGCCCAGTCATAGTTTATGCAACTTTAACAATACCTCAGGTGATGTTATTAGAATCATTTTTAAGCTTTTTAGGATTGGGTGTACAACCTCCTATGAGTTCTTGGGGTCTTTTAATAAGAGATGGTGCTTTAGCAATGGAAGAATACTGGTGGTTATTAGTATTTCCTGCTTTAATTTTCTCAATGACATTGTTTTCTCTTAACTTTCTAGGAGACGGCCTTAGAGATGCTTTGGATCCAAGATCAAAATAA
- a CDS encoding LysM peptidoglycan-binding domain-containing protein, which translates to MKRILLFFTIYLTGCVSQINLEPTALEDSSLEQEVTNQSQALIIEVDLWQRIRNQLSFKVPDGYTPAQKFRDKLIGNQHSVNRISKSGQRYLFYTVSKAEELGLPIELALLPFVESEFDPYARSVDGATGIWQFIPSTGRQYGLKSNWWYDGKRDVIASTDAALEYLTVLSARFNNDWLLAMAAYNAGPTRVRRAINKNKLQGKNTDFWSLNLPLETTAYIPKLLVLSELINNPVSYGVTLPSIPNRPYFLKVEIPGQMDLMQAADLAGMNPESIYELNPGFSQWATDPSGPHYLLLPTGIADRFALQLESIDKSELVKWDRYRIIRGDNLTKIARNYSMQVSVLKEINQLTDDLIITGKEIMVPRGPAWTKTFIPKSKKHLVAKGDSLWAISKKFDVSIKDISIWNDLKLNKPLQIGQVIKIFSQYERVRGQTPPKKTQTLLYPIKSGDTLSRIASKFSVRSSDIQKWNNIKDEEVIFPGQVLKLLIESGAK; encoded by the coding sequence ATGAAAAGGATTTTACTTTTTTTTACTATTTACTTAACAGGATGCGTAAGCCAAATAAATCTTGAACCTACAGCCTTGGAAGATTCTAGCTTAGAACAAGAAGTAACTAACCAAAGTCAAGCTTTAATAATTGAAGTTGATCTTTGGCAAAGGATTAGGAATCAGTTATCTTTTAAAGTACCTGATGGATATACTCCTGCTCAAAAATTCAGAGATAAACTTATTGGAAACCAGCATTCTGTAAATAGAATTAGTAAATCTGGGCAAAGATATTTATTCTATACGGTTTCAAAAGCAGAAGAATTAGGACTTCCCATAGAACTTGCTTTGTTACCTTTTGTTGAAAGTGAATTTGATCCATATGCTCGCTCTGTAGATGGAGCTACTGGTATATGGCAATTTATTCCATCCACAGGTAGGCAATATGGCCTTAAATCTAACTGGTGGTATGATGGAAAAAGAGACGTTATAGCTTCAACAGATGCTGCCTTAGAATATTTAACTGTCTTATCTGCAAGATTTAATAATGACTGGCTCCTTGCTATGGCTGCTTATAATGCTGGACCTACTAGAGTTAGGAGGGCTATAAATAAAAATAAATTGCAAGGAAAAAATACTGACTTTTGGTCGTTAAATCTCCCTCTAGAAACTACTGCTTATATACCTAAATTACTTGTCCTATCAGAATTAATTAATAATCCTGTTTCTTATGGAGTCACCTTGCCGTCTATTCCTAATAGGCCTTACTTTTTAAAAGTCGAAATCCCAGGACAAATGGACCTAATGCAAGCTGCAGATCTTGCAGGAATGAATCCAGAAAGTATTTATGAGCTTAATCCAGGATTCTCTCAATGGGCTACAGATCCTAGTGGGCCTCATTACCTATTGCTGCCAACTGGTATCGCTGATAGATTTGCTTTACAACTTGAATCTATAGATAAAAGTGAACTTGTAAAGTGGGATAGATATCGCATTATACGAGGAGATAACTTGACTAAAATTGCAAGGAATTACAGTATGCAAGTCTCTGTTCTGAAGGAAATAAATCAACTAACTGATGATTTAATTATAACAGGAAAAGAAATAATGGTGCCAAGAGGGCCAGCCTGGACAAAAACTTTTATTCCTAAGTCAAAAAAACATCTAGTAGCTAAGGGAGATTCACTATGGGCTATCTCAAAGAAATTTGATGTGTCTATTAAAGATATTTCTATCTGGAATGATCTTAAACTTAATAAGCCTCTTCAAATAGGACAAGTTATTAAAATATTTTCTCAATACGAAAGAGTTAGAGGTCAAACGCCTCCTAAGAAAACTCAAACTTTACTTTATCCTATAAAATCTGGTGACACCTTAAGCAGAATTGCATCAAAATTCTCTGTCAGGTCAAGCGATATACAGAAATGGAATAATATAAAAGATGAAGAGGTTATATTTCCAGGGCAAGTCCTTAAATTATTAATAGAATCAGGAGCTAAATAA
- the gloB gene encoding hydroxyacylglutathione hydrolase — protein MMKIKPISAFSDNYIWLLVLGEKAFAVDPGDADPLIAFVNKNNLSLEGAMITHHHFDHSGGIEKLLSTFNLKIFGPKGGHIKGITNPLEDNEEFDVLGRTFTAMSVPGHTDDQLAYFSKDQFTQPILFSGDTLFAAGCGRLFEGTPEQMYSSLTRFSLLPLDTLVYCGHEYTLANLNFAKLVEPSNQDINKRLDEVRDLRSKKLVTLPSSIKLELKTNPFMRCNTRSVKNAAEEFFSKQLDNEIAVLGAVREWKDTI, from the coding sequence ATGATGAAAATAAAACCCATTTCAGCTTTTTCTGATAATTATATATGGCTTCTGGTTTTAGGAGAAAAAGCTTTTGCAGTTGATCCTGGTGATGCTGATCCACTTATTGCTTTTGTAAACAAGAATAACCTTTCATTAGAGGGCGCAATGATCACACATCATCACTTTGATCACAGTGGTGGCATAGAAAAGCTTTTAAGTACTTTTAATCTTAAGATATTTGGACCAAAAGGAGGTCATATAAAAGGAATAACTAATCCTTTAGAAGATAATGAAGAATTTGATGTCTTAGGAAGAACATTCACGGCCATGTCTGTCCCTGGTCATACAGATGATCAACTAGCCTATTTCTCTAAAGATCAATTTACTCAACCAATTTTGTTCTCAGGTGATACATTATTTGCAGCTGGTTGTGGAAGACTCTTTGAAGGCACGCCTGAACAAATGTATTCATCTCTAACAAGATTTTCATTACTTCCATTGGATACATTAGTTTATTGCGGGCATGAATATACTCTGGCTAACTTAAATTTTGCTAAGCTTGTGGAACCAAGTAATCAGGATATAAATAAGAGACTAGATGAAGTCAGAGATTTAAGATCAAAGAAATTAGTTACCCTTCCCTCGTCTATAAAATTAGAATTAAAAACTAATCCTTTTATGAGATGTAATACTAGGTCAGTTAAAAATGCTGCTGAAGAATTTTTCTCAAAACAATTAGATAACGAAATTGCAGTCCTTGGTGCAGTTCGAGAATGGAAAGATACAATATAA
- the rnhA gene encoding ribonuclease HI — translation MDTIEIFTDGACRGNPGLGGWGALIRKNGEERSLYGGEKNTTNNRMELLAAIKSLESLEDNSTLVLTTDSEYVRKGITEWMKNWKLKDWKTSANKPVKNKDLWQSLDTLSKKHNISWKWVKGHSGHRENDIADELANLGIDELGKW, via the coding sequence ATGGATACTATAGAGATATTTACAGACGGTGCTTGTAGAGGCAATCCAGGTTTGGGTGGTTGGGGAGCTCTTATCAGGAAGAACGGAGAAGAAAGAAGTTTATATGGAGGTGAGAAGAATACCACTAATAATAGAATGGAACTTTTAGCAGCTATAAAATCTTTAGAATCTCTAGAAGATAACTCAACATTAGTGTTAACAACAGATTCAGAATATGTCAGGAAAGGTATTACAGAATGGATGAAAAATTGGAAACTGAAAGATTGGAAAACTTCTGCTAATAAGCCAGTCAAGAATAAAGATTTATGGCAATCTCTTGATACTCTCTCAAAAAAACATAATATTTCTTGGAAATGGGTTAAAGGGCATTCCGGTCATAGAGAAAATGATATAGCTGATGAGTTAGCTAACCTTGGAATAGACGAGTTGGGTAAATGGTAA
- the dnaQ gene encoding DNA polymerase III subunit epsilon — MVRQVILDTETTGLDVETGHRVIEIGCVELISRKFTGKEYQTYLNPGRSVDEGAEKVHGLSNEFLGDKPSFNQVVDDFLDFIEGSELLIHNAAFDIGFLNHELKILKGEKVEITDYVESITDTLQLARQLHPGQKNSLDALVQRYNVSGYDRGYHGALLDSKILGEVYLALTGGQSAMNFNENVNKNLDEDDKQMPSDSLIGKKRPMIIKLDSEEEKTHIDYLKRMAQESQVEPVGLRDGELD, encoded by the coding sequence ATGGTAAGACAAGTTATTTTAGATACAGAGACAACAGGCTTAGATGTAGAGACTGGGCATAGAGTAATAGAAATAGGTTGTGTGGAATTGATAAGTAGAAAATTTACTGGAAAAGAGTATCAAACTTATTTAAATCCAGGAAGATCTGTAGACGAAGGAGCTGAAAAAGTTCATGGATTAAGCAATGAGTTTTTAGGTGATAAGCCTTCTTTTAATCAAGTAGTAGATGACTTTCTAGATTTCATAGAAGGTAGTGAGTTATTGATTCATAATGCAGCCTTTGATATTGGGTTTTTAAATCATGAACTAAAAATTTTAAAAGGCGAAAAAGTAGAAATAACAGATTATGTTGAAAGTATTACTGATACTTTACAGTTAGCTCGTCAACTCCATCCAGGACAGAAGAATAGTCTGGACGCCTTGGTCCAGAGATATAATGTCAGTGGTTATGATCGAGGATATCATGGTGCACTTTTAGACTCTAAGATTTTAGGAGAAGTTTATCTTGCTTTGACTGGCGGTCAAAGCGCTATGAATTTTAATGAAAATGTTAATAAAAATTTAGATGAAGATGATAAACAGATGCCAAGTGATTCATTAATTGGAAAAAAACGTCCTATGATTATAAAGTTAGATTCTGAAGAAGAAAAAACTCACATAGACTATTTAAAAAGAATGGCACAAGAGTCTCAAGTTGAACCAGTAGGTTTGAGAGACGGGGAGTTAGATTGA
- the gltX gene encoding glutamate--tRNA ligase, with product MIITRFAPSPTGNLHIGGARTALFAWLYAKSHKGQCFLRLEDTDQDRSKNEYINSIISSFNWLGIDFDGQPVYQSSRKEKHIEAANLLIHKGEAYYCDCSKQRLSEVRERQIKDGVKPRYDGNCRDASLKFKENRVVRFKNPSSGEVEYHDLIRGIIKTSNRELDDLVLLRADGSPTYNLSVVVDDADMKISHVIRGDDHINNTPRQINIFKALNLSIPEYGHVPMILGEDGKRMSKRHGATGVFDYKNLGISAEALINYFARLGWSLGDEEIFSLSELIESFKDGNINSSPSTFSISKLKWYSKEYMNKSSSQKILSELQDLDGNFNERPEYSLRVIALLKDRCSTLNDYLAESNYFFKDFESYDESSAKKFFRNDSIKILSYLLKVLHDLEDWNKESIKSSLENVMAKYSVGMGKVGQPLRVAITGSSNAPSIDLVAELLGKEIVLERLKLAITKYS from the coding sequence TTGATTATTACTAGATTTGCTCCTAGTCCTACTGGCAATTTACATATTGGAGGAGCAAGAACAGCCTTATTTGCATGGCTTTATGCAAAGAGTCATAAAGGGCAATGTTTTTTAAGATTAGAAGATACTGATCAGGACAGATCAAAGAATGAATATATTAACTCTATAATCTCAAGTTTTAACTGGTTAGGAATTGACTTTGATGGACAACCAGTCTATCAATCTTCCAGAAAAGAAAAGCATATCGAGGCGGCTAATTTACTTATTCATAAAGGCGAAGCTTATTATTGTGATTGCTCAAAACAGAGGTTAAGTGAAGTAAGAGAAAGGCAAATAAAGGATGGAGTTAAACCCAGATATGATGGCAATTGCAGGGATGCTTCCTTGAAATTTAAGGAAAATAGAGTTGTACGTTTTAAGAATCCTAGTTCAGGAGAAGTTGAATATCATGATTTAATTAGAGGAATTATCAAGACATCAAACCGAGAGTTAGACGATCTAGTACTTTTAAGGGCAGATGGAAGTCCCACTTATAACTTGAGTGTAGTCGTCGATGATGCAGATATGAAGATTTCTCATGTCATAAGAGGTGATGATCATATTAATAATACCCCTAGACAAATAAATATTTTTAAAGCTTTAAATCTGTCTATACCAGAATATGGCCATGTTCCTATGATATTAGGAGAAGATGGTAAGAGAATGTCTAAAAGACATGGAGCAACAGGAGTCTTTGATTATAAAAATTTAGGAATATCTGCAGAAGCTTTGATAAATTATTTTGCTAGGTTAGGTTGGTCTTTGGGTGACGAAGAAATTTTTAGTTTAAGTGAATTAATTGAATCTTTTAAAGATGGAAATATAAACTCTTCACCCAGTACATTTTCTATATCCAAACTTAAATGGTATAGCAAAGAGTATATGAATAAATCTTCATCTCAGAAGATTTTATCTGAATTACAAGACTTAGATGGAAATTTCAATGAGAGGCCTGAATATAGCTTAAGAGTTATTGCATTACTAAAGGATCGTTGTTCTACATTAAATGATTATTTAGCAGAATCTAATTACTTCTTTAAAGACTTTGAAAGTTATGATGAAAGTTCCGCAAAAAAATTTTTTAGAAATGATTCAATAAAGATTTTATCTTACTTACTTAAAGTGTTGCATGATTTAGAAGATTGGAATAAAGAAAGTATTAAAAGTAGCTTAGAGAATGTAATGGCTAAATACTCAGTAGGTATGGGAAAGGTAGGGCAACCGTTAAGAGTAGCTATTACTGGATCATCTAATGCCCCTTCTATTGACTTAGTAGCGGAATTGCTTGGTAAGGAAATAGTGCTCGAAAGACTCAAGCTAGCCATTACAAAGTATTCATAG
- a CDS encoding alpha/beta hydrolase has product MEKQAKLIEIKKFKPPTGSKCFFYKTIDGIKIRIAIWNIKSLKGTFIIQSGRTEFIEKYYEVVKEIINRGYCVVMFDWRGQGLSGRLTKDKHLGHVDKFEDYDSDLLEIFDNIISQQCPQPYIGMGHSMGGCLMASFAAIENQPMTGLILCAPMLKLRIPTLMKFFIILIGFFAYKLGFKDIPLQRPEWENKKGWHEVPFEENNVTSDIVRYLRSADLIREDENLAVGGFSLRWIYEAIKRCDKQSEEWAQKINIPTLVLLAKKDKLVDTRKIFTLCQSITKKTIIELDGEHELLMERDLIRKDCWKAIDTFLETMNTL; this is encoded by the coding sequence ATGGAAAAACAAGCAAAGTTAATAGAAATAAAAAAATTTAAACCTCCAACTGGTTCAAAATGTTTTTTTTACAAAACTATAGATGGTATAAAAATAAGGATAGCTATTTGGAATATTAAGAGCTTAAAAGGTACCTTCATCATCCAATCAGGAAGGACAGAATTTATTGAGAAGTATTATGAAGTAGTAAAGGAGATAATTAACCGTGGATATTGTGTCGTTATGTTTGATTGGAGAGGACAAGGTTTATCAGGAAGATTAACTAAAGATAAACATCTTGGACATGTTGATAAATTTGAAGACTATGATTCTGATCTCTTAGAAATTTTTGATAATATTATCTCTCAACAATGCCCTCAGCCCTATATAGGAATGGGTCATTCAATGGGTGGTTGTCTAATGGCGTCTTTTGCGGCCATTGAAAATCAACCTATGACTGGATTAATACTTTGCGCTCCTATGTTAAAACTTAGAATACCAACTTTAATGAAATTCTTCATTATCTTAATAGGTTTTTTTGCTTATAAACTGGGATTCAAAGATATTCCTTTACAAAGACCTGAATGGGAAAATAAAAAAGGATGGCATGAAGTACCTTTTGAAGAGAATAATGTTACTTCAGATATTGTAAGATATTTAAGGTCAGCAGATCTTATAAGAGAAGATGAAAACTTGGCTGTAGGTGGTTTTTCACTTAGATGGATATATGAAGCTATTAAAAGATGCGATAAGCAATCAGAAGAATGGGCTCAAAAAATTAATATACCTACATTAGTACTGCTAGCAAAGAAAGATAAGCTAGTAGATACAAGAAAAATCTTTACCTTATGTCAAAGTATCACTAAAAAGACGATTATAGAGTTAGATGGAGAGCATGAATTACTCATGGAAAGAGATTTAATTCGTAAAGATTGCTGGAAAGCTATAGATACTTTCTTAGAAACTATGAATACTTTGTAA
- a CDS encoding nuclear transport factor 2 family protein — protein sequence MHPIKKYHELIKTKNIEIYDEILDDEVVFYSPVVHTPQRGKEITKLYLTAAGGVFGTDGRQQSDEKSPTPSKFKYIKEVIGERDAFLEFETTIQGIYINGIDLITWNEKNKITEFKVLIRPLKAVNMLHQMMGSMLEKLNK from the coding sequence ATGCATCCTATTAAGAAGTATCATGAACTTATCAAAACTAAGAACATAGAAATATATGATGAGATTCTAGATGATGAGGTGGTTTTTTATTCACCAGTAGTCCATACACCCCAAAGGGGAAAAGAGATAACCAAACTTTATTTAACTGCAGCTGGGGGAGTATTTGGAACTGATGGTCGTCAGCAATCTGATGAAAAATCCCCTACACCTTCTAAGTTTAAGTATATCAAGGAAGTAATTGGAGAAAGAGATGCATTTTTGGAGTTTGAAACTACTATTCAAGGGATCTATATAAATGGTATAGATTTAATAACATGGAATGAAAAAAATAAAATAACTGAGTTTAAGGTCCTTATTCGACCTTTAAAGGCTGTAAATATGCTTCATCAGATGATGGGCTCAATGCTAGAGAAGCTAAATAAATAA
- a CDS encoding TauD/TfdA family dioxygenase yields MKINIIPSESNLGVEITEVDLTAELKKEEKLKIIDLWNKYSLVIFPDQVLSHNEFLKFSSIFGKYGDDPYIDSLEDNPHIVEVKRKAKEKAVQFGGTWHSDWSFQETPPSATILHSKIIPPVGGDTLFANTEKAYSELPSDIKEEIKNLMVFHSAKRPYATDGFYATEKENDRSMKILPAKTAENSFLHPMVRIHPITKKKCLFINPVYAISVKNMSDEESDQLLMKLYEHTLKDKYIFRHRWKQDMLIAWDNRTVMHQAEGGYDGYDRLLHRITISGDRPKN; encoded by the coding sequence ATGAAAATAAATATTATTCCTTCTGAATCTAATTTAGGGGTCGAAATAACTGAAGTAGACTTAACTGCAGAATTAAAAAAGGAAGAAAAGCTTAAAATCATTGACTTATGGAATAAATATTCCTTAGTAATTTTTCCTGATCAAGTTCTATCTCATAATGAATTTCTAAAATTTAGTTCTATTTTTGGTAAATATGGAGATGATCCCTACATAGACTCTCTGGAAGATAATCCACATATTGTGGAAGTGAAAAGAAAAGCAAAAGAAAAGGCTGTCCAGTTTGGAGGAACCTGGCATTCTGATTGGTCATTTCAAGAAACTCCACCCTCTGCAACTATTTTACACTCTAAGATAATCCCTCCAGTAGGAGGTGATACACTTTTTGCAAACACTGAAAAGGCTTACTCAGAACTGCCTTCTGATATAAAAGAAGAAATTAAGAATCTCATGGTTTTTCATAGCGCTAAAAGGCCTTATGCAACAGATGGATTTTATGCAACAGAAAAAGAGAATGATCGTTCCATGAAGATTTTGCCTGCTAAAACTGCTGAGAATTCTTTTCTTCATCCCATGGTAAGAATTCACCCAATAACTAAAAAGAAGTGCTTATTTATAAATCCAGTATATGCAATTTCTGTCAAAAATATGTCTGATGAAGAATCAGATCAGCTTCTAATGAAGTTGTATGAACATACCCTTAAGGATAAATATATCTTTAGGCATCGGTGGAAACAGGATATGTTAATTGCTTGGGATAACAGAACTGTTATGCATCAAGCTGAAGGAGGCTATGATGGCTATGACAGGCTATTGCATAGAATAACTATATCTGGAGATCGGCCAAAAAATTAA